A window of the Cystobacter fuscus genome harbors these coding sequences:
- a CDS encoding PAS domain-containing sensor histidine kinase: MRDQSSSAIVELSTLQEERARMILDNIEDYAVFMLDPTGHVKTWNKGAERINGYTLGEIQGRHFSIFYPPADIVAGKCERELRCATAEGRFEEEGWRIRKNGESYWASVIITAMRDPTGKLVGFAKITRDLTERRKAEEQLRQSEERFRLLVASIKDYAIFMLEPDGRVNSWNPGAQRLKGYQAQEIIGQPISRFYLEEEVARGKPWDLLREAAEQGRVEDEGWRVRKDGSLFWANVIITAVRDEEGRLRGFAKVTRDLTERRKSEEQLRRGEERFRLLVSSVKDYAIFMLDPQGRVMTWNDGAAHLKGYSAREIVGEHFSRFYPPEDLARNKPAQQIEAARRDGRVEDEGWRVRKDGTRFWASVTLTVMRDAKGELLGFSKVTRDLTEHKRTEEERLQLAQSQEAIRLRDEFLSIAAHELKTPLTALQLQIQGLRRDMASLEHKHEARIERALRSTGRLSHLVETLLDVSRISTGRLTLHPERMDLVATVRDVTERLHDSAASVDCQLVLQEARPIEGTWDRLRIEQVITNLLSNSFKYAAGHPIEISMEREGAEAILVITDKGPGLPEKFMPRLFGRFERAAPMSHYGGLGLGLYVSREIVEAHGGIISAENVPEGGARFTIRMPTDLLAPSAAPDEAAAPGPERPR; this comes from the coding sequence ATGCGTGATCAGAGCTCGTCGGCCATCGTGGAGCTGTCGACCCTTCAAGAAGAGCGCGCGCGGATGATCCTCGACAACATCGAGGACTATGCCGTCTTCATGCTCGATCCCACCGGGCACGTGAAGACGTGGAACAAGGGCGCGGAGCGCATCAACGGCTACACCCTGGGGGAAATCCAGGGGCGGCACTTCTCGATCTTCTACCCTCCGGCGGACATCGTCGCCGGCAAGTGCGAGCGCGAGCTGCGGTGCGCCACGGCCGAGGGCCGCTTCGAGGAGGAAGGCTGGCGCATCCGCAAGAATGGCGAGTCGTACTGGGCCAGCGTGATCATCACCGCCATGCGCGACCCCACGGGCAAGCTGGTGGGGTTCGCGAAGATCACCCGGGATCTCACCGAGCGCCGCAAGGCGGAGGAACAGCTCCGCCAGAGCGAGGAGCGCTTCCGGTTGCTCGTCGCGAGCATCAAGGATTACGCCATCTTCATGTTGGAGCCCGATGGGCGGGTGAACAGCTGGAACCCCGGCGCCCAGCGACTCAAGGGCTACCAGGCCCAGGAGATCATCGGGCAGCCCATCAGCCGCTTCTACCTGGAGGAGGAGGTGGCGCGGGGCAAGCCGTGGGATCTGCTGCGCGAGGCCGCCGAGCAGGGCCGCGTCGAGGACGAGGGCTGGCGCGTGCGCAAGGACGGCTCGCTCTTCTGGGCGAACGTGATCATCACCGCCGTGCGCGACGAGGAGGGCCGCCTGCGGGGCTTCGCCAAGGTCACGCGGGATCTCACCGAGCGCCGCAAGAGCGAGGAGCAACTGCGGCGCGGCGAGGAGCGCTTCCGGCTGCTGGTCTCCAGCGTGAAGGACTACGCCATCTTCATGTTGGACCCCCAGGGGCGGGTGATGACCTGGAACGACGGCGCGGCCCACCTCAAGGGCTACTCGGCCCGGGAGATCGTCGGCGAGCACTTCTCGCGCTTCTACCCGCCCGAGGACCTCGCGAGGAACAAGCCCGCCCAGCAGATCGAGGCCGCCAGGCGGGACGGCCGCGTCGAGGACGAAGGCTGGCGCGTGCGCAAGGACGGCACGCGCTTCTGGGCCAGCGTGACCCTCACCGTGATGCGGGACGCGAAAGGCGAGCTCCTGGGCTTCTCGAAGGTGACGCGCGACCTCACCGAACACAAGCGCACGGAGGAGGAGCGCCTCCAACTCGCCCAGAGCCAGGAGGCGATCCGGCTGCGCGACGAGTTCCTCTCCATCGCCGCGCACGAGCTGAAGACACCTCTCACGGCGCTCCAGCTCCAGATCCAGGGCCTGAGACGGGACATGGCCTCCCTCGAGCACAAGCACGAGGCCCGGATCGAACGCGCGCTGCGCAGCACCGGGCGGCTGTCCCATCTCGTCGAGACGTTGCTCGATGTCTCCCGGATCTCCACCGGACGGCTCACCCTCCACCCGGAGCGCATGGATCTGGTCGCCACGGTGCGAGACGTCACCGAGCGCCTGCACGACTCGGCCGCATCGGTCGACTGTCAGCTCGTGCTCCAGGAGGCGCGGCCCATCGAGGGCACGTGGGATCGGCTCCGCATCGAGCAGGTGATCACCAACCTGCTGTCCAACTCGTTCAAGTACGCGGCCGGCCACCCGATCGAGATCTCGATGGAGCGGGAGGGCGCCGAGGCGATCCTCGTCATCACCGACAAGGGGCCCGGCCTGCCAGAGAAGTTCATGCCTCGGCTGTTCGGCAGGTTCGAGCGCGCCGCGCCCATGAGCCACTACGGCGGGCTGGGTCTGGGACTGTACGTGAGCCGGGAGATCGTCGAGGCCCATGGCGGGATCATCTCCGCCGAGAATGTCCCGGAGGGAGGCGCCCGCTTCACCATCCGCATGCCCACGGATCTCCTGGCGCCCAGCGCGGCACCGGACGAGGCCGCCGCGCCAGGGCCGGAAAGACCCAGGTGA